Proteins found in one Actinomycetes bacterium genomic segment:
- the tilS gene encoding tRNA lysidine(34) synthetase TilS: protein MSGPATEVALVRAAVRRCVADLPRGSHLLVACSGGADSLALAAAASFLAPREGLPAGGVVVDHGLQPGSAEVAASVRTQLLALGLTPVRIVRVEVGRGGGPEAAARDARYAALRFVADDVGAAAVLLGHTLDDQAESVLLGLGRGSGARSLAGMAPVSGLWRRPLLGIPRETTRAACAAEGLPAWEDPHNADDSFARVRVRRDALPALERAVGPGVAAALARSARLLRADADALDGWAESAWRGLGAGAVLDAGELAGLPRAVRSRVLRLAATDAGVPPLALEHVEELDRLVTEWHGQGPVSLPAGASGRRAGGALLLTPGAVAGAAAVQDEPRGR from the coding sequence ATGAGCGGTCCCGCGACCGAAGTGGCGCTCGTGCGGGCCGCCGTACGTCGGTGCGTGGCCGACCTGCCGCGTGGGTCGCACCTGCTCGTCGCCTGCAGCGGAGGTGCGGACTCCCTCGCCCTCGCCGCCGCTGCGTCCTTCCTCGCGCCCCGGGAGGGACTGCCGGCCGGCGGCGTCGTCGTGGACCACGGCCTGCAGCCCGGCTCGGCCGAGGTCGCCGCGTCGGTCCGCACCCAGCTGCTGGCCCTCGGACTGACGCCCGTGCGCATCGTGCGGGTCGAGGTGGGACGTGGCGGCGGACCGGAGGCGGCGGCTCGGGACGCCCGGTACGCCGCGCTGCGCTTCGTCGCCGACGACGTCGGCGCGGCGGCGGTCCTGCTCGGGCACACCCTCGACGACCAGGCGGAGAGCGTGCTGCTCGGGCTCGGCCGCGGGTCCGGGGCCCGCAGCCTCGCCGGCATGGCCCCGGTGAGCGGGCTGTGGCGCCGGCCCTTGCTGGGGATCCCCCGGGAGACCACGCGAGCGGCCTGCGCAGCCGAGGGGCTGCCGGCCTGGGAGGATCCGCACAACGCCGACGACTCCTTCGCCCGGGTGCGAGTCCGCCGCGACGCCCTTCCCGCCCTCGAGCGGGCCGTCGGGCCAGGGGTCGCCGCAGCCCTGGCCCGGTCGGCGCGACTGCTGCGTGCGGACGCCGACGCCCTCGACGGGTGGGCGGAGAGCGCGTGGCGCGGCCTCGGGGCCGGAGCCGTTCTGGACGCCGGGGAGCTGGCCGGCCTACCGCGAGCCGTACGCTCCCGCGTCCTGCGGCTCGCGGCGACCGACGCCGGGGTCCCCCCGCTCGCACTCGAGCACGTCGAGGAGCTGGACCGCCTGGTCACCGAGTGGCACGGCCAGGGCCCTGTGTCGCTGCCCGCGGGGGCGAGCGGGCGTCGCGCCGGCGGCGCGCTGCTGCTCACCCCCGGTGCGGTGGCAGGGGCAGCGGCTGTGCAGGATGAGCCCCGTGGACGCTGA
- a CDS encoding inorganic diphosphatase: protein MEFDVTIEIPKGQRNKYEVDHETGRIRLDRMLFTSTRYPHDYGFIEGTLGQDGDPLDALVLVEEPTFPGCLIRARAIGMYRMTDEAGPDDKVLCVPANDPRLLHLQDVYHVPEFDRLEIEHFFSVYKDLEPGKSVEGATWSGRVEAEAEISASFARAKGEPLDHTAMHGLYGPGA from the coding sequence GTGGAGTTCGACGTCACGATCGAGATCCCCAAGGGCCAGCGCAACAAGTACGAGGTCGACCACGAGACCGGCCGGATCCGCCTCGACCGGATGCTCTTCACCTCGACCCGCTACCCCCACGACTACGGCTTCATCGAGGGCACCCTGGGCCAGGACGGCGACCCTCTCGACGCGCTCGTACTCGTGGAAGAACCCACCTTCCCCGGCTGCCTCATCCGCGCCCGGGCCATCGGCATGTACCGCATGACCGACGAGGCCGGCCCTGACGACAAGGTCCTGTGCGTGCCCGCCAACGACCCGCGGCTGCTGCACCTCCAGGACGTCTACCACGTGCCGGAGTTCGACCGGCTCGAGATCGAGCACTTCTTCTCGGTCTACAAGGACCTCGAGCCCGGCAAGTCGGTGGAGGGGGCGACGTGGAGCGGCCGGGTCGAGGCCGAGGCCGAGATCAGCGCCTCCTTCGCGCGGGCCAAGGGCGAGCCGCTGGACCACACGGCGATGCACGGCCTGTACGGCCCCGGCGCCTGA
- a CDS encoding C40 family peptidase — protein sequence MRPRDDDEEGHEPVRIPPTITRVIALLALLVVAVLLPANVATADKPTPTKQQVAKAQSSARAAASAVGSAQARLATLTARMDRLVRNAEIAGEAYDGAVYRLGLATQAAQQAQRRAALAQARYDAAELVVGRFASAAYRSGADFGPADIFLGVGGPGGAVSRADAIAAVGQSVERALLTAQSAKIVATVMHQQAADALAAQASAEQAVATAKLHADQAAAQQQSKVTSLQSQIAKLRHSLAYARLHAAHLVKARKVGLARAAQQRRLAQERAAAAAAAARRAAESSVASPGVVLPVVATARGTTAGAARAIAYAKRQLGKPYVYAAAGPDSFDCSGLTMRAWQAGGVSLPHWSVAQYEQSQPVSPSQARPGDLVFFASNPNDYRTIYHVALYLGGGMMIEAPHTGDVVKIIAVYPYDLFGYARP from the coding sequence GTGAGACCGAGGGACGACGACGAGGAGGGACACGAGCCCGTGCGCATCCCGCCGACCATCACCCGCGTCATCGCCCTGCTCGCGCTGCTCGTGGTCGCGGTCCTCCTCCCCGCGAACGTGGCCACCGCCGACAAGCCCACGCCGACCAAGCAGCAGGTGGCCAAGGCGCAGAGCAGCGCCCGCGCCGCCGCGAGCGCGGTCGGGTCCGCGCAGGCGAGGCTGGCGACCCTCACGGCCCGGATGGACCGGCTCGTCCGCAACGCCGAGATCGCCGGTGAGGCCTACGACGGCGCGGTCTACCGGCTCGGGCTGGCCACCCAGGCCGCCCAGCAGGCGCAGCGCAGGGCCGCGCTGGCGCAGGCCCGCTACGACGCGGCCGAGCTCGTCGTCGGCCGGTTCGCCTCGGCTGCCTACCGCTCCGGCGCCGACTTCGGTCCCGCGGACATCTTCCTGGGGGTCGGCGGGCCCGGTGGTGCGGTGTCGCGGGCGGACGCGATCGCGGCCGTCGGTCAAAGTGTCGAACGGGCACTGCTGACCGCGCAGTCGGCGAAGATCGTCGCCACCGTCATGCACCAGCAGGCGGCGGACGCCCTCGCCGCGCAGGCGAGCGCCGAGCAGGCGGTCGCCACGGCCAAGCTGCACGCCGACCAGGCCGCGGCCCAGCAGCAGAGCAAGGTCACGAGCCTGCAGAGCCAGATCGCGAAGCTGCGCCATTCACTCGCGTACGCCCGCCTGCACGCCGCCCACCTGGTCAAGGCCCGCAAGGTCGGCCTGGCCCGGGCCGCCCAGCAGCGTCGCCTCGCCCAGGAGCGTGCGGCGGCCGCTGCGGCCGCGGCACGCCGGGCAGCTGAGTCCTCCGTCGCCTCGCCTGGCGTCGTTCTGCCGGTCGTCGCGACGGCGCGCGGGACGACGGCCGGGGCCGCGCGCGCCATCGCCTACGCCAAGCGCCAGCTCGGGAAGCCCTACGTCTACGCCGCCGCCGGACCGGACTCCTTCGACTGCTCCGGGCTCACCATGCGTGCCTGGCAGGCCGGCGGGGTCTCACTGCCGCACTGGTCGGTCGCGCAGTACGAGCAGTCCCAGCCGGTCAGCCCGTCGCAGGCGAGACCGGGCGACCTCGTCTTCTTCGCGAGCAACCCCAACGACTACCGCACGATCTATCACGTGGCGCTCTACCTCGGTGGCGGCATGATGATCGAGGCGCCGCACACCGGGGACGTGGTGAAGATCATCGCGGTGTACCCGTACGACCTCTTCGGGTACGCCCGCCCCTGA
- the ftsH gene encoding ATP-dependent zinc metalloprotease FtsH gives MPVKRYFRGPVLWIVVVVIALLVALQLLSSGGTAKKVDTSTILSEIRSGQVESAKVVDTDQRIEVTLKNGEKQRAQYVDPLGPILVQALDEANLPGGYDNSHPTPSLIGSLLVNILPILLLVVLFFFVMNSMQGGGSRVMNFGKSRAKVVSKDTPKTTFADVAGADEAVEELEEIKEFLADPAKFQAVGAKIPKGVLLYGPPGTGKTLLARAVAGEAGVPFFSISGSDFVEMFVGVGASRVRDLFEQAKTNAPAIVFVDEIDAVGRHRGAGLGGGHDEREQTLNQLLVEMDGFDVKGGVILIAATNRPDILDPALLRPGRFDRQIAVERPDLTGRFEILKVHAKGKPLAGSVDLMAVARRTPGFTGADLANVLNEAALLTARSGKKLIDPPAMDEAIDRVVAGPQKRSRLMNDKEKKITAYHEGGHALVAAALPNTDPVHKITILPRGRALGYTMVLPDEDKYSTTRNEMLDQLAYMLGGRVAEEIVFHDPTTGAANDIEKATAVARAMVTQYGMSERVGAIKLGQDSGEVFLGRELGHQRDYSEGIAEIVDEEVRKLVENAHDEAYEILLANRDVLDTLVVELLEKETLDKEAVAAIFAPVQKRPSRPVWLSSARRPVSDRPPVVSPRELASANGSPNGSNGSNGSNGHSSLGGEPTDVGHHDLTRPAE, from the coding sequence ATGCCAGTGAAGCGTTACTTCCGCGGTCCCGTGCTGTGGATCGTCGTCGTCGTCATCGCCCTCCTGGTCGCCCTGCAGCTGCTCTCCAGCGGAGGGACCGCCAAGAAGGTCGACACCTCGACGATCCTCAGCGAGATCCGCTCGGGTCAGGTCGAGTCGGCCAAGGTCGTCGACACCGACCAGCGGATCGAGGTCACGCTCAAGAACGGTGAGAAGCAGCGGGCCCAGTACGTCGACCCGCTCGGACCCATCCTCGTGCAGGCCCTCGACGAGGCGAACCTGCCCGGTGGCTACGACAACTCCCACCCCACGCCGAGCCTGATCGGCTCCCTGCTGGTCAACATCCTGCCGATCCTGCTGCTGGTCGTCCTGTTCTTCTTCGTCATGAACTCGATGCAGGGCGGCGGCTCGCGGGTCATGAACTTCGGCAAGAGCCGCGCCAAGGTCGTGTCCAAGGACACGCCCAAGACCACTTTCGCCGACGTCGCCGGCGCGGACGAGGCCGTCGAGGAGCTCGAGGAGATCAAGGAGTTCCTCGCCGACCCGGCGAAGTTCCAGGCGGTCGGGGCCAAGATCCCCAAGGGCGTCCTGCTGTACGGCCCGCCGGGGACGGGCAAGACGCTGCTCGCACGCGCCGTGGCCGGCGAGGCGGGCGTCCCGTTCTTCTCGATCTCCGGGTCGGACTTCGTCGAGATGTTCGTGGGCGTCGGGGCCAGCCGCGTTCGCGACCTGTTCGAGCAGGCCAAGACCAACGCACCGGCGATCGTCTTCGTCGACGAGATCGACGCGGTCGGGCGGCACCGTGGAGCCGGCCTCGGCGGGGGCCACGACGAGCGCGAGCAGACCCTCAACCAGCTGCTCGTCGAGATGGACGGCTTCGACGTCAAGGGCGGGGTCATCCTCATCGCCGCGACCAACCGACCCGACATCCTCGACCCGGCGCTGCTCCGCCCCGGTCGCTTCGACCGGCAGATCGCCGTCGAGCGCCCTGACCTCACCGGCCGCTTCGAGATCCTCAAGGTCCACGCCAAGGGCAAGCCCCTGGCCGGCTCGGTGGACCTCATGGCCGTCGCGCGACGTACCCCCGGCTTCACCGGCGCGGACCTCGCGAACGTGCTCAACGAGGCGGCCCTGCTGACGGCCCGCAGCGGCAAGAAGCTCATCGACCCGCCAGCCATGGATGAGGCCATCGACCGGGTCGTCGCCGGCCCGCAGAAGCGCTCGCGGCTGATGAACGACAAGGAGAAGAAGATCACCGCCTACCACGAGGGCGGTCACGCGCTCGTGGCCGCGGCGCTGCCCAACACCGACCCCGTGCACAAGATCACGATCTTGCCCCGCGGACGGGCGCTCGGCTACACGATGGTGCTGCCCGACGAGGACAAGTACTCCACGACCCGCAACGAGATGCTCGACCAGCTGGCGTACATGCTGGGCGGCCGGGTGGCCGAGGAGATCGTCTTCCACGACCCGACCACCGGCGCCGCTAACGACATCGAGAAGGCGACGGCGGTGGCCCGGGCGATGGTCACCCAGTACGGCATGAGCGAGCGGGTCGGCGCGATCAAGCTGGGCCAGGACTCCGGCGAGGTGTTCCTCGGCCGTGAGCTGGGCCACCAGCGCGACTACTCGGAGGGCATCGCCGAGATCGTCGACGAGGAGGTGCGCAAGCTCGTCGAGAACGCCCACGACGAGGCGTACGAGATCCTGCTCGCCAACCGCGACGTCCTCGACACCCTCGTCGTGGAGTTGCTGGAGAAGGAGACGCTCGACAAGGAGGCGGTTGCCGCCATCTTCGCGCCGGTGCAGAAGCGCCCATCGCGGCCGGTGTGGCTGTCCTCCGCGCGCCGCCCGGTGTCCGACCGCCCGCCGGTCGTGTCCCCGCGCGAGCTCGCGAGCGCGAACGGCTCGCCGAACGGCTCCAACGGCTCCAACGGGTCCAACGGTCACTCGAGCCTCGGCGGCGAGCCGACCGACGTCGGCCACCACGACCTGACTCGCCCCGCTGAGTGA
- the hpt gene encoding hypoxanthine phosphoribosyltransferase — translation MDAEDVGADIERVLIEEKQIHARIAELAAQIDRDYAGRDLLLVGVLKGAVMVMADLARALHLPAQMDWMAVSSYGSGTKSSGVVRILKDLDKDITGRDVLVVEDIIDSGLTLSWLLRNLRSRAAESVEVFTLLRKPEAAKVDVTVRYVGFDIPNEFVVGYGLDYGERYRNLPFIGTLHPSVYS, via the coding sequence GTGGACGCTGAGGACGTGGGCGCGGACATCGAGCGCGTCCTCATCGAGGAGAAGCAGATCCACGCCAGGATCGCCGAGCTGGCCGCGCAGATCGACCGGGACTACGCCGGGCGCGACCTGCTGCTGGTCGGCGTGCTCAAGGGCGCGGTGATGGTGATGGCTGACCTGGCCAGGGCGCTGCACCTGCCCGCGCAGATGGACTGGATGGCGGTGTCGTCGTACGGCTCGGGCACCAAGAGCTCGGGCGTCGTCCGCATCCTCAAGGACCTCGACAAGGACATCACCGGGCGCGACGTCCTCGTGGTGGAGGACATCATCGACTCGGGGCTCACCTTGTCCTGGCTGCTGCGCAACCTGCGCTCCCGGGCGGCGGAGTCGGTCGAGGTCTTCACGCTGCTGCGCAAGCCGGAGGCCGCGAAGGTCGACGTCACCGTGCGCTACGTCGGCTTCGACATCCCCAACGAGTTCGTCGTCGGCTACGGCCTCGACTACGGCGAGCGATATCGGAACCTCCCCTTCATCGGGACCCTCCACCCCTCCGTGTACAGCTGA
- a CDS encoding zinc-dependent metalloprotease, whose amino-acid sequence MPETSALVDWNLAARLGAGLAGRGPAVTPEEAREVVLALRAGAAEARVHVRAYTGLDAPTADAPVEVVDRRRWIEANAQGLARLFAPLEEVLRSRVQNEALRRVGGTLTGSEVGAALAWMSGKVLGQFDIYAGLDDGRPGRLLLVAPNVAQVERELGVDRGDFRLWVCLHEETHRVQFTAVPWLRDHLVGEVRELLLSVGRDAQSGELAERLRDLAQAVGEALRGGGAPAVDHILQSPEQRERMARLTAVMSLLEGHADVVMDGVGPDVVPSVAEIRARFQERREHPGRIEAAMRRLLGLDAKLRQYRDGAAFVRGVLDAAGMEGFNRVWERPANLPSDREIQAPGEWVHRVLG is encoded by the coding sequence GTGCCCGAGACCTCAGCGCTCGTCGACTGGAACCTCGCCGCCCGCCTCGGTGCGGGGCTGGCCGGCCGTGGACCCGCCGTGACGCCGGAGGAGGCGCGCGAGGTCGTCCTCGCCCTGCGCGCGGGCGCCGCCGAGGCGCGGGTGCACGTGCGGGCGTACACCGGTCTGGACGCGCCCACCGCCGACGCCCCCGTCGAGGTGGTGGACAGGCGACGCTGGATCGAGGCCAACGCCCAGGGGCTGGCCCGGCTCTTCGCCCCGCTCGAGGAGGTGCTGCGGTCCCGGGTGCAGAACGAGGCGTTGCGCCGCGTGGGCGGGACGCTGACCGGCAGCGAGGTCGGTGCCGCGCTCGCCTGGATGTCCGGCAAGGTCCTCGGGCAGTTCGACATCTACGCGGGGCTCGATGACGGGCGTCCCGGGCGGCTGCTCCTGGTCGCTCCCAACGTCGCCCAGGTCGAGCGGGAGCTCGGGGTGGACCGCGGCGACTTCCGGCTGTGGGTGTGCCTGCACGAGGAGACCCACCGGGTCCAGTTCACCGCGGTGCCGTGGTTGCGGGACCACCTCGTCGGCGAGGTCCGGGAGCTGCTGCTCAGCGTGGGCAGGGACGCGCAGTCCGGGGAGCTGGCCGAGCGGTTGCGGGACCTGGCGCAGGCCGTGGGCGAGGCCCTGCGCGGTGGCGGCGCACCCGCGGTCGACCACATCCTCCAGAGCCCCGAGCAGCGGGAGCGGATGGCGCGCCTGACGGCGGTCATGAGCCTGCTGGAGGGCCATGCCGACGTCGTCATGGACGGCGTCGGGCCGGACGTGGTGCCCTCGGTCGCCGAGATCCGCGCCCGCTTCCAGGAGCGCCGTGAGCACCCGGGCCGTATCGAGGCGGCGATGCGGCGCCTGCTCGGGCTCGACGCCAAGCTCCGCCAGTACCGCGACGGCGCCGCCTTCGTCCGCGGGGTGCTCGACGCGGCCGGGATGGAGGGGTTCAACCGGGTCTGGGAGCGCCCGGCCAACCTGCCGTCCGACCGTGAGATCCAGGCGCCTGGCGAATGGGTGCACCGGGTCCTTGGATGA
- the dacB gene encoding D-alanyl-D-alanine carboxypeptidase/D-alanyl-D-alanine-endopeptidase gives MRWRYAAAAVAVACVLTLLLLLLPSDAPLHSLVSTASTSTSQFSPAASPVPARSAVPAGPVLPSPSGTDVPTAPGLASALRPSLTGPPLGGHTGEAVVDVATGQVLLRRGQGVVQPASTLKLLTAAAALSVLGPRAVLTTQVVAAPGSDHLVLVGGGDATLASTAAAAAAAGTGSERPASMDQLARATAQALKASGRRSVQLRYDASMFGGPRTSPTWPATYVTSGVVSPVTALSVDEGRTSPGGRSRSLDPPAAAAGVFAVALRHQGIFVVGRPLPGSAPASAVQVASVSSPPVSALVQRMLTQSDDDLAEALAHSTAVAAHLPGTFAGGAVATRQALQGLGLSVTGLLLVDGSGLSHADRVPPVLLAQVLALAAGTDATDQTLGPILSGLPVAGWTGTLADRFRVGATQDAAGLVRAKTGTLSTVSGLAGTVVDANDRVLAFAVVADGLPAGSTLDARAALDEAATALAACGCG, from the coding sequence GTGCGCTGGAGGTACGCCGCCGCCGCGGTCGCCGTGGCCTGCGTGCTCACCCTGCTGCTGCTCCTGCTGCCCTCCGACGCCCCGCTGCACAGCCTGGTGTCCACCGCGTCGACGTCGACGAGCCAGTTCTCCCCCGCGGCGTCACCGGTCCCGGCCCGCTCCGCCGTCCCGGCAGGTCCCGTGCTGCCCTCGCCCAGCGGCACCGACGTGCCCACCGCCCCCGGCCTCGCGTCCGCCCTTCGGCCATCGCTGACCGGACCACCGCTGGGCGGGCACACCGGCGAGGCCGTGGTCGACGTCGCCACCGGGCAGGTGCTCCTTCGTCGCGGGCAAGGCGTCGTCCAGCCCGCCTCAACCCTGAAGCTGCTCACCGCCGCTGCCGCGTTGTCCGTCCTCGGTCCGCGGGCCGTCCTCACGACGCAGGTCGTGGCCGCCCCCGGTTCGGACCACCTGGTGCTCGTCGGGGGCGGGGACGCCACCTTGGCCTCCACGGCGGCGGCCGCTGCCGCCGCCGGCACCGGCTCCGAGCGCCCCGCCTCGATGGACCAGCTCGCCCGGGCCACTGCTCAGGCACTGAAGGCGTCGGGACGCCGAAGCGTCCAGTTGCGCTACGACGCCTCGATGTTCGGTGGGCCGCGGACGTCGCCGACCTGGCCGGCGACGTACGTGACCTCGGGGGTCGTGTCTCCGGTCACCGCGCTGTCGGTCGACGAGGGCCGTACCTCCCCGGGCGGGCGGTCCCGCTCGCTCGACCCGCCGGCGGCCGCCGCCGGGGTCTTCGCCGTCGCCCTGCGCCACCAGGGCATCTTCGTGGTCGGCCGCCCGCTCCCCGGGAGCGCGCCGGCCTCGGCGGTCCAGGTTGCGTCGGTCTCCTCCCCACCGGTGTCGGCGCTCGTCCAGCGGATGCTGACCCAAAGCGACGACGACCTGGCGGAGGCACTCGCGCACAGCACCGCGGTCGCCGCCCACCTGCCCGGGACCTTCGCCGGCGGGGCGGTCGCGACCCGGCAGGCGCTGCAGGGCCTCGGGCTGTCCGTGACCGGGCTGCTGCTCGTGGACGGGTCGGGGCTCTCGCACGCCGACCGGGTCCCGCCGGTCCTCCTCGCCCAGGTGCTCGCTCTCGCCGCGGGCACCGACGCCACCGATCAGACGCTCGGCCCGATCCTGAGCGGGCTGCCGGTGGCCGGCTGGACGGGGACCCTGGCCGATCGCTTCCGGGTAGGCGCAACCCAGGACGCGGCCGGTCTGGTGCGCGCCAAGACCGGCACCCTGTCCACGGTGTCCGGACTGGCCGGGACGGTGGTCGACGCCAACGACCGGGTTCTGGCGTTCGCCGTGGTCGCGGACGGCCTCCCGGCGGGCAGCACGCTCGACGCCCGCGCGGCTCTCGACGAGGCGGCCACGGCGCTCGCCGCCTGCGGCTGCGGCTGA